The Sesamum indicum cultivar Zhongzhi No. 13 linkage group LG6, S_indicum_v1.0, whole genome shotgun sequence genome has a segment encoding these proteins:
- the LOC105165457 gene encoding ubiquitin domain-containing protein 1 isoform X1 translates to MNLIECRLSDYTLGCIQLDNMGCAGSSQTKAEGTAKKIRKPKAWKHPQPITKSQLIQLREEFWDTAPHYGGTKEIWDALRAAAEADLTLAQAIVDSAGIIVQNPDLTVCFDERAGARYELPKYVLSEPKNLIRSS, encoded by the exons ATGAATCTTATCGAATGTCGTCTCTCTGACTACACGCTGGGTTGCATACAGTTGGACAACATGGGATGTGCTGGATCGTCGCAAACCAAAGCTGAGG GAACTGCTAAAAAGATCCGAAAGCCAAAAGCTTGGAAACATCCACAGCCGATTACAAAAAGTCAGCTCATTCAGCTAAGGGAAGAGTTTTGGGACACAGCTCCTCACTATGGTGGTACCAAAG AAATATGGGATGCACTCCGGGCAGCAGCAGAAGCTGATCTTACACTTGCTCAGGCAATTGTTGATAGTGCTGGTATCATAGTACAAAATCCTGATTTGACAGTTTGCTTTGACGAAAGAG CAGGTGCAAGATATGAATTACCAAAGTATGTTTTGAGCGAGCCAAAGAACTTGATACGAAGTTCCTGA
- the LOC105165458 gene encoding uncharacterized protein LOC105165458 isoform X2, which produces MRSALVFLVLLGPFVACVFEFQAEAAPAGPLIKHLSSLVKWTRSSSKTPHQSDGNVLQFEDGYLVETVVEGNELGVVPYSIRVSQDGELFAVDAVNSNIVRITPPLSQYSRARLVAGSFQGHTGHVDGKPSDARFNHPKGVTMDDKGNVYVADTSNLAVRKIGEAGVTTIAGGKSNVAGYRDGPSEDAKFSNDFDVIYVRPTCSLLVIDRGNAALRQISLNKEDCDYENSSVSPTDLLMVAGAILIGYASCILQQGFGGSFFSKMKEHTGTKIEEQSVSKEMPTPIDVTVKEDQEAAWPSFGQLVWDLTKLAPEALGGIFLQFIPSRFSGKMIPRRGLTPLKDSLIMPEDEAQPSSALKQCAPTPLSETRQAHGPMPSERFSDVKPPKMRSTSLKDPSLSSKHRSSRRQEYAEFYGSGEVPQYGQVRSKSQKERTKHRQREKSGDATFAAPALEPKPAEIKSTSYDPKYDPYNFRSKYGDSYRFD; this is translated from the exons ATGAGGTCAGCCCTCGTGTTTCTTGTTCTGCTAGGCCCGTTTGTCGCCTGTGTGTTTGAGTTTCAAGCTGAAGCTGCACCTGCtg GGCCGTTGATAAAGCACTTGTCCTCTCTTGTGAAATGGACTAGGTCCTCCTCCAAAACGCCCCATCAATCAG ATGGGAATGTGCTTCAATTCGAAGATGGATATTTAGTTGAGACTGTTGTTGAAGGGAATGAACTTGGGGTTGTTCCATACTCCATCCGCGTCTCACAAGATGGAGAGCTCTTTGCCGTCGATGCTGTCAATAGCAACATTGTTCGAATTACGCCTCCATTATCCCAAT ATAGCAGGGCAAGATTGGTTGCAGGATCATTCCAGGGTCACACTGGCCATGTGGATGGAAAACCTAGTGACGCTCGCTTTAATCATCCAAAGGGGGTTACCATGGATGATAAAGGGAATGTTTATGTTGCTGATACCTCAAATCTTGCCGTTAGAAAGATTGGAGAAGCAG GTGTGACAACTATTGCTGGGGGAAAATCAAATGTCGCTGGATACAGGGATGGACCAAGTGAAgatgcaaaattttcaaatgattttgATGTCATATATGTTAGGCCTACCTGTTCATTGTTAGTTATTGATAGGGGCAATGCAGCTCTTCGTCAAATCTCTCTAAATAAAGAGGACTGTGATTATGAAAACAGCTCCGTTTCACCTACAG ATCTTCTTATGGTTGCTGGTGCTATCTTAATAGGGTATGCTTCATGCATACTCCAACAAGGATTTGGTGGTTCTTTTTTCTCCAAGATG AAAGAGCATACTGGAACTAAAATCGAGGAGCAATCAGTAAGCAAGGAGATGCCCACTCCTATTGACGTGACTGTCAAGGAAGATCAAGAAGCTGCATGGCCATCATTTGGGCAATTGGTCTGGGACCTTACCAAACTTGCACCGGAAGCATTAGGTGGCATCTTTCTTCAGTTCATCCCCTCGCGTTTCAGCGGAAAGATGATCCCCAGAAGAGGTCTCACTCCACTGAAAGATTCTCTCATTATGCCTGAAGATGAAGCTCAGCCTTCTTCCGCATTAAAACAGTGTGCTCCTACTCCTCTTTCTGAAACCAGGCAGGCCCACGGTCCAATGCCTAGTGAGAGATTCTCAGACGTTAAACCCCCTAAAATGAGATCCACCAGCTTAAAAGACCCTTCTCTATCAAGCAAGCACAGGTCTTCCAGAAGACAAGAATACGCTGAGTTTTATGGATCTGGTGAGGTTCCTCAGTATGGACAAGTAAGATCTAAGAGccagaaagaaagaacaaagcaTCGTCAACGAGAGAAAAGTGGAGATGCAACATTTGCAGCACCAGCATTGGAGCCAAAGCCTGCTGAAATCAAGTCAACCAGCTATGATCCAAAGTATGACCCTTACAATTTCAGAAGCAAATATGGCGATTCGTACCGTTTTGATTAG
- the LOC105165457 gene encoding ubiquitin domain-containing protein 1 isoform X2, with the protein MNLIECRLSDYTLGCIQLDNMGCAGSSQTKAEGTAKKIRKPKAWKHPQPITKSQLIQLREEFWDTAPHYGGTKEIWDALRAAAEADLTLAQAIVDSAGIIVQNPDLTVCFDERGARYELPKYVLSEPKNLIRSS; encoded by the exons ATGAATCTTATCGAATGTCGTCTCTCTGACTACACGCTGGGTTGCATACAGTTGGACAACATGGGATGTGCTGGATCGTCGCAAACCAAAGCTGAGG GAACTGCTAAAAAGATCCGAAAGCCAAAAGCTTGGAAACATCCACAGCCGATTACAAAAAGTCAGCTCATTCAGCTAAGGGAAGAGTTTTGGGACACAGCTCCTCACTATGGTGGTACCAAAG AAATATGGGATGCACTCCGGGCAGCAGCAGAAGCTGATCTTACACTTGCTCAGGCAATTGTTGATAGTGCTGGTATCATAGTACAAAATCCTGATTTGACAGTTTGCTTTGACGAAAGAG GTGCAAGATATGAATTACCAAAGTATGTTTTGAGCGAGCCAAAGAACTTGATACGAAGTTCCTGA
- the LOC105165457 gene encoding ubiquitin domain-containing protein 1 isoform X3, whose translation MGCAGSSQTKAEGTAKKIRKPKAWKHPQPITKSQLIQLREEFWDTAPHYGGTKEIWDALRAAAEADLTLAQAIVDSAGIIVQNPDLTVCFDERAGARYELPKYVLSEPKNLIRSS comes from the exons ATGGGATGTGCTGGATCGTCGCAAACCAAAGCTGAGG GAACTGCTAAAAAGATCCGAAAGCCAAAAGCTTGGAAACATCCACAGCCGATTACAAAAAGTCAGCTCATTCAGCTAAGGGAAGAGTTTTGGGACACAGCTCCTCACTATGGTGGTACCAAAG AAATATGGGATGCACTCCGGGCAGCAGCAGAAGCTGATCTTACACTTGCTCAGGCAATTGTTGATAGTGCTGGTATCATAGTACAAAATCCTGATTTGACAGTTTGCTTTGACGAAAGAG CAGGTGCAAGATATGAATTACCAAAGTATGTTTTGAGCGAGCCAAAGAACTTGATACGAAGTTCCTGA
- the LOC105165459 gene encoding uncharacterized protein LOC105165459 isoform X2, whose product MAEIETLGILDEIQSIVSDKLLVVSYKWLSRNFLVSSNAAKRLLQEFVEKYGNGLEVIYSLSGWLKNNPSTYHITLVPKHKLSDAKQEFDENCSIQVYSVQACLPKDPATLWNHEFVQAEDLFKQPLTLDNCLRDNRFCGVSNSFVKRSVGPAGGAAFFTGTQQVKTPGGLGLAKSHSVQQTKAVPQPQQTNLQQSGPNAGVPSPDIAKTVKTESHVKVDRVQGAQLAGDKEKVSQLHSNNRKDQSDKNSSGSGGALASMWGRASAKSKPDAPLGQANNSRQNSAVEYGSSDEDGQDFNIKRTSNGEGGRKRRVVFDYSDEEDEYRDAISLASPDPPKKSALCSKGRSDALGPGCNLSFEEKENKPKVNEVKEAGVEAKQHLGEKVSATSKSKKAESPTSEKNLNHVPETDASLKDKVADAGPKRRKVLKTRIDERGREVTEVVWEGEEPDTKSDSNSGKVAETNTVKNAINRPPVARKSPAVGNSAPANQAGKAGNKKAGNKDPKQGNILSFFKKV is encoded by the exons ATGGCCGAAATTGAAACCCTTGGTATTCTGGACGAGATTCAATCCATCGTCTCCGATAAACTTCTAGTG GTTTCCTACAAATGGCTGAGTCGAAATTTTTTGGTTTCCTCTAATGCTGCAAAGAG GCTGCTACAAGAGTTTGTTGAAAAGTATGGAAATGGATTAGAAGTTATTTACTCTTTATCCGGCTGGCTGAAGAATAACCCTTCAACTTACCATATAACGCTCGTGCCCAAGCATAAGCTTTCAG ATGCAAAGCAAGAATTTGATGAGAATTGCTCCATTCAAGTCTACAGTGTACAAGCCTGCCTTCCTAAGGATCCAGCAACCCTTTGGAATCATGAGTTTGTCCAAGCTGAAGATCTCTTTAAGCAGCCCCTCACACTTGATAATTGTTTGCGCGATAATAG GTTTTGTGGAGtttcaaattcatttgttAAGCGAAGTGTTGGACCTGCTGGTGGAGCAGCTTTTTTCACTGGTACTCAGCAGGTGAAGACCCCAGGAGGCCTAGGGTTAGCTAAAAGTCATTCTGTTCAACAAACTAAGGCAGTTCCACAGCCTCAGCAGACAAATCTTCAGCAATCAGGCCCTAATGCTGGGGTACCATCACCTGACATTGCAAAAACTGTAAAAACTGAGAGTCATGTGAAAGTAGATCGTGTGCAGGGAGCCCAACTTGCTGgagataaagaaaaagtttCCCAGTTGCATTCTAACAACAGAAAGGATCAAAGTGATAAAAACTCTTCTGGAAGTGGAGGTGCATTGGCTAGCATGTGGGGTCGTGCATCTGCAAAGTCTAAACCTGATGCTCCCTTGGGGCAAGCCAACAACTCCAGACAAAATTCTGCTG TTGAATATGGCAGCAGTGATGAAGATGGGCAAGATTTCAACATAAAGAGAACTTCCAATGGTGAAGGTGGTAGGAAGAGGAGAGTTGTATTTGATTACTcagatgaagaagatgaatACCGAGATGCAATAAGTTTAGCATCGCCGGATCCTCCTAAAAAATCTGCTCTATGTTCAAAAGGTAGGTCAGATGCTTTAGGACCAGGGTGTAACTTAAGTtttgaagaaaaggaaaataaaccgAAGGTCAATGAAGTCAAAGAAGCTGGTGTAGAAGCTAAACAGCATTTGGGAGAAAAAGTTTCAGCCACAAGCAAAAGCAAGAAGGCTGAATCACCCACTTCAGAGAAAAACCTGAACCATGTCCCTGAAACAGATGCTAGTTTGAAAGATAAAGTGGCTGATGCTGGGcctaaaagaagaaaagtgtTGAAGACACGGATTGATGAGCGTGGAAGAGAAG TTACTGAGGTTGTCTGGGAGGGTGAGGAGCCAGATACAAAATCTGATAGTAATTCAGGAAAGGTTGCTGAGACCAATACAGTGAAAAATGCTATTAACAG GCCTCCAGTGGCTAGGAAGTCACCTGCAGTGGGGAACAGCGCCCCAGCAAACCAAGCAGGGAAAGCTGGAAATAAAAAAGCAGGAAATAAGGATCCTAAGCAAGGGAATATCCTctcatttttcaagaaagtttGA
- the LOC105165459 gene encoding uncharacterized protein LOC105165459 isoform X1, with amino-acid sequence MAEIETLGILDEIQSIVSDKLLVVSYKWLSRNFLVSSNAAKRLLQEFVEKYGNGLEVIYSLSGWLKNNPSTYHITLVPKHKLSDAKQEFDENCSIQVYSVQACLPKDPATLWNHEFVQAEDLFKQPLTLDNCLRDNRFCGVSNSFVKRSVGPAGGAAFFTGTQQVKTPGGLGLAKSHSVQQTKAVPQPQQTNLQQSGPNAGVPSPDIAKTVKTESHVKVDRVQGAQLAGDKEKVSQLHSNNRKDQSDKNSSGSGGALASMWGRASAKSKPDAPLGQANNSRQNSAASAEAQIFVCESVEYGSSDEDGQDFNIKRTSNGEGGRKRRVVFDYSDEEDEYRDAISLASPDPPKKSALCSKGRSDALGPGCNLSFEEKENKPKVNEVKEAGVEAKQHLGEKVSATSKSKKAESPTSEKNLNHVPETDASLKDKVADAGPKRRKVLKTRIDERGREVTEVVWEGEEPDTKSDSNSGKVAETNTVKNAINRPPVARKSPAVGNSAPANQAGKAGNKKAGNKDPKQGNILSFFKKV; translated from the exons ATGGCCGAAATTGAAACCCTTGGTATTCTGGACGAGATTCAATCCATCGTCTCCGATAAACTTCTAGTG GTTTCCTACAAATGGCTGAGTCGAAATTTTTTGGTTTCCTCTAATGCTGCAAAGAG GCTGCTACAAGAGTTTGTTGAAAAGTATGGAAATGGATTAGAAGTTATTTACTCTTTATCCGGCTGGCTGAAGAATAACCCTTCAACTTACCATATAACGCTCGTGCCCAAGCATAAGCTTTCAG ATGCAAAGCAAGAATTTGATGAGAATTGCTCCATTCAAGTCTACAGTGTACAAGCCTGCCTTCCTAAGGATCCAGCAACCCTTTGGAATCATGAGTTTGTCCAAGCTGAAGATCTCTTTAAGCAGCCCCTCACACTTGATAATTGTTTGCGCGATAATAG GTTTTGTGGAGtttcaaattcatttgttAAGCGAAGTGTTGGACCTGCTGGTGGAGCAGCTTTTTTCACTGGTACTCAGCAGGTGAAGACCCCAGGAGGCCTAGGGTTAGCTAAAAGTCATTCTGTTCAACAAACTAAGGCAGTTCCACAGCCTCAGCAGACAAATCTTCAGCAATCAGGCCCTAATGCTGGGGTACCATCACCTGACATTGCAAAAACTGTAAAAACTGAGAGTCATGTGAAAGTAGATCGTGTGCAGGGAGCCCAACTTGCTGgagataaagaaaaagtttCCCAGTTGCATTCTAACAACAGAAAGGATCAAAGTGATAAAAACTCTTCTGGAAGTGGAGGTGCATTGGCTAGCATGTGGGGTCGTGCATCTGCAAAGTCTAAACCTGATGCTCCCTTGGGGCAAGCCAACAACTCCAGACAAAATTCTGCTG CTAGTGCAGAAGCTCAAATTTTTGTGTGTGAATCAGTTGAATATGGCAGCAGTGATGAAGATGGGCAAGATTTCAACATAAAGAGAACTTCCAATGGTGAAGGTGGTAGGAAGAGGAGAGTTGTATTTGATTACTcagatgaagaagatgaatACCGAGATGCAATAAGTTTAGCATCGCCGGATCCTCCTAAAAAATCTGCTCTATGTTCAAAAGGTAGGTCAGATGCTTTAGGACCAGGGTGTAACTTAAGTtttgaagaaaaggaaaataaaccgAAGGTCAATGAAGTCAAAGAAGCTGGTGTAGAAGCTAAACAGCATTTGGGAGAAAAAGTTTCAGCCACAAGCAAAAGCAAGAAGGCTGAATCACCCACTTCAGAGAAAAACCTGAACCATGTCCCTGAAACAGATGCTAGTTTGAAAGATAAAGTGGCTGATGCTGGGcctaaaagaagaaaagtgtTGAAGACACGGATTGATGAGCGTGGAAGAGAAG TTACTGAGGTTGTCTGGGAGGGTGAGGAGCCAGATACAAAATCTGATAGTAATTCAGGAAAGGTTGCTGAGACCAATACAGTGAAAAATGCTATTAACAG GCCTCCAGTGGCTAGGAAGTCACCTGCAGTGGGGAACAGCGCCCCAGCAAACCAAGCAGGGAAAGCTGGAAATAAAAAAGCAGGAAATAAGGATCCTAAGCAAGGGAATATCCTctcatttttcaagaaagtttGA
- the LOC105165827 gene encoding protein transport protein Sec61 subunit alpha-like: protein MGGGFRVLHLVRPFLSFLPEVQSADRKVPFREKVIYTVISLFIFLVCSQLPLYGIHSTTGADPFYWMRVILASNRGTVMELGITPIVTSGLVMQLLAGSKIIEVDNNVREDRALLNGAQKLLGILIAVGEAVAYVLSGMYGSVSQLGVGNAILIILQLCFAGIIVICLDELLQKGYGLGSGISLFIATNICENIIWKAFSPTTINSGRGAEFEGAVIALFHLLITRTDKVRALREAFYRQNLPNVTNLLATVLIFLIVIYFQGFRVVLPVRSKNARGQQGSYPIKLFYTSNMPIILQSALVSNLYFISQLLYRRYSGNFLVNLLGKWKESEYSGQSVPVGGLAYYITAPSSLSDILANPFHGLFYIVFMLSACALFSKTWIEVSGSSAKDVAKQLKEQQMVMPGHRESNLLLADLMGAIGSGTGILLAVTIIYQYFETFEKEKASELGFFGF, encoded by the exons ATGGGAGGTGGATTTAGAGTGCTCCATTTGGTTCGGCCCTTTCTTTCATTCCTGCCCGAGGTTCAGAGTGCAGACAGAAAAGTTCCTTTCAGAGAGAAGGTTATATACACTGTAATATCCCTGTTTATTTTCCTGGTCTGCAGTCAGCTGCCATTATATGGCATACACTCCACAACAGGTGCAGATCCATTCTATTGGATGCGTGTTATTCTTGCCTCAAACAGGGGGACGGTGATGGAGCTTGGAATCACACCCATAGTGACCTCTGGACTGGTTATGCAACTCTTAGCGGGATCAAAGATCATTGAAGTTGATAACAACGTGCGAGAGGATCGAGCCCTTTT AAATGGTGCTCAGAAGTTGTTGGGCATCTTGATAGCAGTTGGGGAGGCTGTTGCATACGTTCTTTCTGGAATGTATGGTAGTGTTAGCCAACTTGGAGTTGGGAATGCAATCCTTATTATTCTGCAACTTTGCTTTGCTggtattattgtaatttgccTGGATGAACTTCTCCAGAAGGGATATGGTCTGGGCTCTGGTATTTCACTCTTCATCGCAACCAATATTTG TGAAAACATCATCTGGAAAGCATTTAGCCCAACCACCATCAACAGTGGGCGTGGAGCTGAATTTGAAGGTGCTGTTATTGCATTATTCCATTTATTGATAACTCGGACAGACAAGGTTCGGGCTTTGCGAGAGGCATTCTACCGGCAGAATCTTCCCAATGTTACTAACTTGCTCGCCACAGTCTTGATCTTCCTTATTGTCATTTACTTCCAAGGGTTCCGTGTTGTTTTGCCTGTGAGGTCAAAGAATGCTCGTGGACAACAGGGTTCATATCCAATTAAGTTGTTCTACACTTCCAACATGCCTATTATTTTACAGTCTGCACTTGTATCCAACCTCTACTTTATTTCCCAG TTGCTGTACAGGAGATACAGTGGAAATTTTCTTGTGAACCTTTTGGGGAAGTGGAAGGAATCTGAATACTCTGGTCAATCCGTCCCTGTTGGGGGTCTTGCTTATTATATAACTGCACCATCAAG CTTGTCAGATATACTGGCCAATCCTTTCCATGGactattttatattgtgtTTATGCTGTCAGCATGTGCTTTATTCTCAAAAACATGGATTGAGGTCTCAGGATCCTCAGCTAAAGATGTTGCTAAGCAGCTGAAG GAACAACAAATGGTGATGCCTGGACATCGAGAATCCAATTTAC TTTTGGCAGATCTTATGGGGGCAATTGGTTCCGGCACCGGTATTCTGCTCGCGGTCACCATCATATATCAGTATTTTGAGACATTCGAGAAGGAGAAGGCCAGTGAGCTTGGTTTCTTCGGTTTCTAA
- the LOC105165456 gene encoding IRK-interacting protein: MDSVKRSAVTPSKSRLARTFAKVLHIQAVTGVAPEDGVEKRKSHEKTKKDLLKKSTRIPSFEDEDEELQDRAVREAFLAKLFASLSAIKAAYAQLQFAQSPYDADGIQSADQIVVSELKNLSELKQCYLKKQLNEMSPETTVLLSEIQEQKSLVKTYEITSKKLDSQLKLKDSEVTFLKEKLADTNKDNRSLEKKLNSSGQLAMPENTRFSDLKPTHFIVYLRQAVKSIRSFVRLLITEMESADWDLDAAASSIEPNISFWQPNHKCFAFESFVCREMFDGFNHPNFSTRTSAEQGGHHQHRLFFDRFMELKSARPADYLAWKPKSLFATFCRKKYLRLIHPKLEASLFGNLDHRNLVNSGDLPETSFFTAFSEMAKRIWLLHCLALSFDPEVSIFQVCKGNRFSEVYMESLSDEAFLSSDGTLETDPRVAFVVVPGFRIGATIVQCQVYLR, encoded by the coding sequence ATGGACTCAGTTAAACGATCCGCAGTCACCCCAAGTAAGAGCAGGTTAGCGCGTACTTTTGCAAAGGTTCTTCATATTCAAGCTGTCACAGGGGTAGCTCCGGAAGATGGAGTGGAAAAGAGAAAGTCCCATGAAAAGACGAAGAAGGATCTACTAAAGAAAAGTACTCGAATTCCTTCCtttgaagatgaagatgaggaGCTGCAGGATAGGGCAGTTAGAGAAGCATTTCTTGCAAAATTGTTTGCCAGCTTATCTGCCATTAAAGCCGCATACGCCCAGCTGCAATTCGCGCAATCTCCTTATGATGCTGATGGGATTCAATCTGCAGATCAGATAGTTGTGTCCGAGCTAAAGAATTTGTCAGAGTTGAAGCAGTGTTACCTGAAAAAACAGCTGAACGAGATGTCTCCGGAGACAACTGTGCTTTTGTCCGAAATCCAGGAGCAGAAGAGTCTTGTCAAAACTTACGAGATCACGAGTAAGAAGTTGGATTCTCAGCTCAAGCTTAAAGACTCCGAAGTAACCTTTCTTAAAGAGAAATTGGCAGATACCAATAAGGATAACAGGTCACTTGAAAAGAAGCTGAACTCAAGTGGGCAGTTAGCCATGCCTGAAAATACTCGGTTCTCAGACCTAAAGCCTACCCATTTTATCGTATACCTCCGGCAGGCGGTGAAATCGATTCGAAGCTTTGTCCGACTGCTGATCACTGAGATGGAATCGGCAGACTGGGATTTGGATGCTGCGGCCAGTTCAATAGAACCCAATATTTCTTTCTGGCAACCCAATCATAAATGCTTTGCATTTGAATCCTTTGTATGCAGAGAAATGTTTGATGGTTTCAACCACCCCAATTTCTCCACAAGAACATCGGCCGAGCAGGGAGGTCATCACCAACACCGTCTATTTTTCGACAGATTCATGGAGCTGAAATCCGCGAGACCGGCAGACTACCTAGCATGGAAGCCCAAGTCACTATTCGCAACATTTTGCCGTAAGAAGTACTTGAGACTCATCCATCCGAAGTTGGAAGCGTCCCTCTTTGGGAACTTGGACCATAGGAATTTGGTCAATTCTGGGGATCTCCCGGAGACATCATTCTTCACAGCTTTCAGTGAGATGGCGAAGCGCATATGGCTCCTACACTGCCTGGCCTTGTCTTTTGACCCAGAGGTATCAATCTTTCAAGTTTGCAAGGGAAACCGGTTTTCTGAAGTTTACATGGAGAGCTTGAGCGACGAGGCTTTCTTATCGTCTGACGGGACCCTGGAGACCGATCCCCGGGTGGCTTTTGTGGTGGTTCCAGGGTTCAGAATCGGTGCAACCATTGTTCAATGTCAGGTTTATCTACGATAA
- the LOC105165454 gene encoding putative pentatricopeptide repeat-containing protein At1g53330 yields the protein MLISVPQQHKYFYLKQMKMKNISPFRLSSLLRLQNDPTKALHLFLNPNPKDPNPNAKPFRYSLLSYDLIISKLGKAKMFPEMEMVVEKLKNDTRIVPEEIIFCNIITYYGRARLPHKALQVFDEIPSCRCQRTIKSVNTLLNSLLMCREFDKIKEVFSGIGKYASPDACTYNILINAWCMRSDLERAWKVFDEMRRRGVEPNVVTFGTLIKGLCAISKLDVAFSLKRRMERDFKIRPNAHIYVALVKRLCKVGDLNKAIKLKDEMLRNKVELEPAVYSTLISAFFKAGRKGEVYELLEEMRRNGCNPDTVTYNAMIYGFCQEKEFDLAFASLSEMEKEGCKPDVITYNVIIAGLCREKKVREANKLLEDMPRQQCAPDVVTYKTLFDGLCDVQQFKEAACILDEMIFMGYVPHSSGACKYLDVLVQGKDKELWTCLFNLAKKNSIDRYIWRLITSLVCKDKHSNASELFNRLIKSHALSVR from the coding sequence ATGCTAATATCTGTGCCGCAGCAGCACAAGTATTTCTACttgaaacaaatgaaaatgaagaacaTCTCTCCGTTCAGACTCTCCTCACTCCTCCGCCTGCAAAACGACCCGACCAAAGCCCTTCACCTCTTCCTTAACCCCAACCCCAAAGACCCAAACCCCAATGCCAAGCCTTTTCGTTACTCTCTCCTTTCCTACGATCTCATTATCTCCAAGCTCGGTAAAGCCAAAATGTTTCCCGAAATGGAGATGGTTGTGGAGAAATTGAAGAATGACACACGCATTGTCCCCGAAGAAATCATTTTCTGTAACATTATTACCTACTATGGCCGAGCGCGCTTGCCGCATAAAGCCCTCCAGGTGTTCGACGAAATCCCGTCTTGTCGATGCCAGAGGACGATAAAATCGGTTAATACTCTCTTGAATAGCCTTCTGATGTGTCGGGAGTTTGATAAGATAAAGGAAGTGTTTTCAGGGATTGGCAAGTATGCGAGCCCTGATGCTTGTACGTATAACATACTGATAAATGCATGGTGCATGAGGTCTGATTTGGAGAGAGCGTGGAaagtgtttgatgaaatgcgGAGGCGAGGGGTTGAACCTAATGTGGTGACATTTGGGACTTTGATTAAGGGGCTTTGTGCAATTTCTAAGTTGGATGTGGCTTTCAGTTTGAAGAGAAGGATGGAAAGGGATTTTAAGATCAGACCTAACGCGCATATCTATGTGGCATTGGTAAAAAGGCTGTGTAAGGTTGGTGACTTAAATAAAGCCATTAAGTTAAAGGACGAGATGTTAAGAAACAAAGTGGAACTGGAGCCTGCAGTTTATTCTACCTTGATCAGTGCGTTTTTTAAGGCTGGTCGAAAGGGAGAGGTTTATGAATTGCTAGAGGAAATGAGAAGGAATGGGTGTAACCCTGATACTGTAACATACAATGCAATGATATATGGGTTTTGTCAGGAGAAGGAATTTGATTTAGCTTTTGCTTCTTTGAGTGAGATGGAGAAAGAGGGGTGCAAGCCAGATGTGATTACTTATAATGTGATTATTGCTGGGCTGTGTAGGGAGAAGAAAGTGAGAGAAGCAAATAAACTGTTGGAAGATATGCCAAGACAGCAATGTGCCCCAGATGTGGTAACTTACAAGACACTGTTTGATGGGCTTTGTGATGTACAACAGTTCAAGGAAGCAGCTTGCATTTTGGATGAGATGATTTTTATGGGATATGTTCCTCATTCTTCTGGTGCATGCAAATATCTAGATGTATTGGTCCAAGGGAAGGATAAAGAATTGTGGACATGTTTGTTTAATTTggcaaagaaaaattcaattgataGATATATATGGAGACTCATAACTTCTTTGGTCTGCAAGGACAAACATTCAAATGCCAGTGAGCTGTTTAATAGGCTAATAAAAAGTCATGCTCTATCAGTCCGCTAG